CGTCGCTATCCCAATGCCACCAAGGACCATAAAGGACGGCTGCGGGTTGGGGCAGCCATTGGGGTTGGCCCCGAAGCTTTAGCTCGGGCCGGGCTGTTGGTGGATGCTGGAGTGGATGTGTTGGTCATTGACACTGCTCACGGTCACTCAAAGCGCGTAATTGAAACCCTAAAAGAAATCAAGCGAAATTTCCAAGATACCGAGGTAATAGCAGGCAACGTTGCCACTGCCGAGGCTACGTTAGCATTAATTGAAGCAGGGGCATCAGCAGTAAAGGTGGGGGTCGGACCAGGCTCAATTTGTACTACCAGAGTTGTGGCCGGGATTGGTGTTCCACAGATAACTGCCATTTACGACTGCGCGGTTGCAGCCAAGAACCAAAACATACCCATCATTGCTGACGGCGGCATTAGATATTCTGGTGACATCGTTAAGGCGATTGCAGCTGGTGCCAATGCGGTCATGATTGGAAGCCTTCTGGCAGGGACCGAAGAGAGCCCGGGAGAAATCGAGATATATCAAGGTCGCAGCTTTAAAGTGTATCGGGGAATGGGATCGATAGCGGCCATGAAGAAAGGATCTAGCGACCGCTATTTCCAGGAAGGAAGCAACAAGCTGGTTCCGGAAGGTATCGAAGGCCGAGTACCATATAAAGGTCCACTGGCAGAAACTATCTACCAGCTAGTGGGCGGTTTGCGGGCCGGAATGGGGTACTGCGGAACAAAGACCATATCCGAGCTACAGACACAAACCAGGTTTATCAGAATCACCTCCGCCGGCTTAAGAGAAAGCCACCCCCACGACGTAATCATAACCAAGGAAGCTCCTAATTACACCATTTAAATGCTTGGGCAGAAGGGGCAGAGTGGAGTGACTCGGTTTTTATTGTGGGATCTGGACGGAACTCTACTACCTGCGGATAGTGAACTATTGATTCGAGAATACTTAACCCTGCTGGCAAATGAAGTGTCGTTCCTTGTGGACCCCAAAGTGTTCATAACTGAATTGCAGAATGCAACCTGGAAAATGATAACTGGTGGCAATGGCTTAGAAACTAATGAAACC
The Clostridia bacterium genome window above contains:
- the guaB gene encoding IMP dehydrogenase, whose translation is MPWTNKFSREGLSFDDVLVVPQESDVLPSEVDTTTYLTPKIKLGIPILSAGMDTVTESRLAIAIAREGGLGVIHKNMTAEQQASEVDRVKRSEHGVITDPISLDPNQTIAKAVEIMEHYHISGVPVTVNQRLVGIITNRDIRFEEDYNKPIREVMTKDNLVTAPIGTSLEQAKRILQEHKIEKLPLVDEHFRLRGLITIKDIEKARRYPNATKDHKGRLRVGAAIGVGPEALARAGLLVDAGVDVLVIDTAHGHSKRVIETLKEIKRNFQDTEVIAGNVATAEATLALIEAGASAVKVGVGPGSICTTRVVAGIGVPQITAIYDCAVAAKNQNIPIIADGGIRYSGDIVKAIAAGANAVMIGSLLAGTEESPGEIEIYQGRSFKVYRGMGSIAAMKKGSSDRYFQEGSNKLVPEGIEGRVPYKGPLAETIYQLVGGLRAGMGYCGTKTISELQTQTRFIRITSAGLRESHPHDVIITKEAPNYTI